In the genome of Thermodesulfobacteriota bacterium, the window TCAAAGGGAGGAGAAACACTTCCCCCTTTGGAAAAGGGGGATTGAGGGGGATTTTAGTTCTTATAGTGCCTTGCCTAGGCATATTTTTCAAAAACCTAACGTGTTAAATTTGAATTTCGAATTTACTACGTGGTTTCCGGCATGTCTTTTGTGCCTCCCAATTCGAATGCATCATGCAGGACACGAACGGCCAGTTCGGTATATTTCTCGTCTATAATTGCTGAAATCTTTATTTCAGAGGTGCTTATCATCATGATGTTTATGTTGTGCGTGGCCAGGGTGCCAAACATCTTGCCGGCGATACCTACGTGGTTACGCATACCCAGACCGATCAGGGAGACCTTGGCGATATTCTCATCACCCATAACGCGTTCACAGCCGATCTCTTTTCCGAGCCGTTGCACTATCTCCATGGCCTTTCTGAAATCGGCCCTGGGTACGGTAAAGGTGAGATCGGTCAGGTCTGAGGCCCGGGTGTTCTGAATAATCATATCCACAGCAATGTTGGCATCTGAAATAGGTGTGAATATCCTGGCAGCAATGCCCGGCTTGTCCGGCACCTTGGTCAGGGTAATGCGGGCCTCGCTTTTGTTATAGGTTACGCCCGTCACCACTCTATCTTCCATTTCTTCTTCCTCCTGTACAACCATTGTCCCTGGATTGTTGTTGAAAGATGAACGTATATGCATGGGAACATTATATCGTTTTGCAAATTCTACCGACCGGATCTCCATGACCTTTGCCCCCAGGCTGGCCATTTCCAGCAGCTCATCATAAGAGATGCGATCTATCTTGCGGGCATTGGAACAGACATTGGGATCGGTGGTAAAGACCCCTTCTACGTCTGTAAATATCTCGCATAAATCGGCGCCCAGTGCGGACGCTACCGCAACCGCTGTAGTGTCTGATCCGCCCCGTCCCAGGGTGGTAATATTCCCATCGGCATCTATGCCCTGGAACCCGGCAATAACTATAATACGTCCCTGTCTCAGGTTTTCTCTAATCAGAGATGTATCAATATCTGTAATACGGGCCTTGCCATAGGCGTTATCGGTTAGAATACGGACCTGGTGGCCGAGAAAAGAACGGGCATCGCAGCCCATGGTTTTGGCGGCTATGGCAAAGAGGGCGATGGTTATTTGCTCACCCGTAGAAACAAGTACATCCAGTTCGCGCGGATCAGGGTCTTCAGTTATCTGATGGGCCAGTGAGATAAGCTTATTTGTTTCGCCAGCCATGGCGGAAAGCACGACCACCACGTCGTTTCCCTGTTTTTTGGTTTCGATGACCCTCCGGACTACCCGTCTGATCCTCTCTGTATCGCCGACCGATGTCCCGCCGTATTTTTGTACGATTAAAGCCATGCTTCAGAATTCTCCTCCAATGCCTTATTTGAGCTTCAAGCTTTCAACGATCAGCCGTCAGCATGTTGTTATCCGTTATCCGTTAACCGTTGTCCGATATTTTCTTTCGGTAAACGGTGAACCGGCTTCATGCTGATAGCTGAATGCTGACTGCTCGTCCGGAATTTTTTGGTTTCCGGACGGAGGCTAATCAATGTACTAAATTTTCGGCAATTTTTGCAATTCTTTCTTCCCAGTCTTTACCATGGGGTATAAGTACAATCTCTCTTTTATCTTCCGCCGAAAAGATAAAGCGGACTTCCAGCCGGCCGGCAGGTATAATCCCGGCCAGACGTTCCGGCCATTCTATTACGGTCACTCCTTGCCCATAGAAATATTCTTCCAGCCCCAGATCAGATGCCGCCTCTTCGTTTTCCAGCCGGTAAAAGTCCATGTGAAATAGCGGCAAACGCCCCTGGTATTCGTTAATTATGGTAAAAGAGGGGCTGGTTACGGCATTGGTATTAGTTATCCCCAATCCGTGGGCGATTCCTTTGGTGAACCAGGTTTTACCGGCCCCAAGTTCGCCTTGTAAAGTCACCACGTCGCCGCCCGCTAAAATTTCCCCCAGGCCGATACCCAGGTTAAAGGTCTCAACGGGATTTTTACAGGTGATGGTTATCGCTTTGGCCATGTGCGTTGTCTCCGGGGGTACGAAGTGCAGCCAGGATCTCAGGTATGGCCTGAGCTACTTCCGTGGCCAGGATTCCGGAGATTTTCTTCTGACCGGATAATCTGTCACCGGCCAGCCCATGGCAGAACACCCCCAGGCAGGCCGCCCGGAAAGGGTTATACCCCTGAGCCATAAATCCCGCGATCGTTCCGGTCAATACATCCCCCATGCCCCCGCTGGCCAGGGCGGGGCCGCCGGTAGAGTTTACGGCCGTTTCTCCGTTAGGGGCCGCAATTAGCGTAGCTGCTCCCTTGAGCACGGTATAGATACCATATTCTTTTGACAGTTCTTCGGCCATAGACAGGCGGTTTTCCTGTATCTCCCAGGTCTTTTTGCCCACTAGCCAGCCCATTTCACCTGGATGTGGTGTTAAAATACGTATATTAATGTTTTCTTTTAATATATGCAAATATCCTTTTATGGCCCTTATGGCGTCGGCATCAATAACCATAGGGATATCTGCTTCGGCCACCAAACGGCGTATGAGGGCCTGGGTCTCAGGATGAAGGGAGAGGCCGGGCCCGATGACCAGGACCTTTTTGTTTTCTATGAGTTCCATAATACGATCATAGGCGGCGGTAGAAAGGGTGCCGTCAATAGTCTCGGGAAGCGGCTCACTCATAGCCTCGGTCACTTTAGTTTCAAATACAGGGTTGAGGCTCTTCGGCAGGCCGCACGTGATTAATCCGGCTCCGGAACGTAGGGCTCCCAGGCAGGTGAGGATGGCCGCGCCGCTCTTCCCGGGTGAACCGGCAATAATCAGGACATGGCCATAGGT includes:
- a CDS encoding aspartate kinase — protein: MALIVQKYGGTSVGDTERIRRVVRRVIETKKQGNDVVVVLSAMAGETNKLISLAHQITEDPDPRELDVLVSTGEQITIALFAIAAKTMGCDARSFLGHQVRILTDNAYGKARITDIDTSLIRENLRQGRIIVIAGFQGIDADGNITTLGRGGSDTTAVAVASALGADLCEIFTDVEGVFTTDPNVCSNARKIDRISYDELLEMASLGAKVMEIRSVEFAKRYNVPMHIRSSFNNNPGTMVVQEEEEMEDRVVTGVTYNKSEARITLTKVPDKPGIAARIFTPISDANIAVDMIIQNTRASDLTDLTFTVPRADFRKAMEIVQRLGKEIGCERVMGDENIAKVSLIGLGMRNHVGIAGKMFGTLATHNINIMMISTSEIKISAIIDEKYTELAVRVLHDAFELGGTKDMPETT
- the tsaE gene encoding tRNA (adenosine(37)-N6)-threonylcarbamoyltransferase complex ATPase subunit type 1 TsaE, whose translation is MAKAITITCKNPVETFNLGIGLGEILAGGDVVTLQGELGAGKTWFTKGIAHGLGITNTNAVTSPSFTIINEYQGRLPLFHMDFYRLENEEAASDLGLEEYFYGQGVTVIEWPERLAGIIPAGRLEVRFIFSAEDKREIVLIPHGKDWEERIAKIAENLVH
- a CDS encoding NAD(P)H-hydrate dehydratase, coding for MKLVTASEMREIDRTAIERYGIPGPVLMENAGRGAAEAILKARPELKYGQKVAIFSGPGNNGGDGFVIARWLAERGVLVTVYLLTSPEKLKGDALTNYKVITHLDIPVIAVPGDQEWARYQNQAASENIFFIDAIFGTGLKGEVRGVMATVINWLNELKKPVWSVDIPSGLDADTGRPLGTAVRADCTITFGLPKIGQIVSSGPEFTGPLKIIDIGIPARAIEENRIRRELLDRNICYDWILPRPPDSHKGTYGHVLIIAGSPGKSGAAILTCLGALRSGAGLITCGLPKSLNPVFETKVTEAMSEPLPETIDGTLSTAAYDRIMELIENKKVLVIGPGLSLHPETQALIRRLVAEADIPMVIDADAIRAIKGYLHILKENINIRILTPHPGEMGWLVGKKTWEIQENRLSMAEELSKEYGIYTVLKGAATLIAAPNGETAVNSTGGPALASGGMGDVLTGTIAGFMAQGYNPFRAACLGVFCHGLAGDRLSGQKKISGILATEVAQAIPEILAALRTPGDNAHGQSDNHHL